In Bacillus sp. SM2101, a genomic segment contains:
- a CDS encoding cohesin domain-containing protein gives MEEKEHVVEIINEDAWELVLDAVDIGGSGVLLPFDDSVIGTTELTLDLQTEKNEVFSTEEFTVDVWLKNGQDIYAEDFNIIYDDTLFDFVGASTGDGIDFYYTEEDPGNTLRYILASQGRDFGINEDAVLVTLTFKAKFSGGFGKIVVENGLVADKYGNEYAPSLTELEINVTLADGDVNNDGKVTLGDLAIASYDTGVSSEEVSEVESDVNLDGEINETDLHVIVQAILDTENGN, from the coding sequence TTGGAAGAGAAAGAGCACGTCGTTGAAATCATAAATGAAGATGCTTGGGAACTTGTTTTAGATGCGGTTGACATTGGTGGTTCGGGTGTATTATTACCTTTTGATGATAGTGTTATTGGTACAACTGAATTAACATTAGATCTGCAAACAGAAAAAAATGAAGTATTTAGTACAGAGGAATTCACAGTAGATGTATGGTTGAAAAATGGACAAGATATCTATGCAGAGGATTTCAATATTATTTACGATGATACATTATTTGATTTTGTAGGTGCTTCAACTGGAGATGGCATAGACTTTTATTATACAGAGGAAGATCCAGGAAACACATTGCGTTACATTCTTGCTAGTCAAGGGCGTGATTTCGGTATAAATGAAGATGCTGTTTTAGTAACCTTAACATTTAAAGCAAAATTTTCTGGTGGGTTTGGAAAAATCGTTGTGGAAAATGGTCTTGTTGCTGATAAATACGGAAATGAATATGCTCCTTCCTTAACTGAATTAGAGATCAATGTAACATTAGCCGATGGTGATGTAAATAATGATGGTAAGGTAACACTTGGAGATCTTGCGATTGCTTCATATGATACTGGAGTATCAAGCGAAGAAGTAAGTGAAGTAGAATCTGATGTGAATTTAGATGGTGAAATAAACGAGACAGATTTACATGTAATTGTACAAGCAATTTTAGATACTGAAAATGGAAATTAA